Within the Bradyrhizobium ottawaense genome, the region GTAAGTGCGGAAATAAGCGCAGTTCCCGAAGCGTCGACTTGGGCGATGATGATCCTTGGCTTCTTCGGAGTCGGCTTGATCGCGTATAGGCGAAAATTATCGGCGTCGGCGTTACGCCTCGCCTGACCCGATCTTCAGAATTTAAAAGCCGCCCTGGCTTAATGAGGCAATCGTTCACAATTGACCTGCCGCCACTTTTCTGCGTTAATGAGTTAAGAATTGGTTAAATGGAGGATGGAATGCGGCATTTTATAATAAAGTCGATTGCAGCTGTTATCGCCTTGGGAGCCACCATCGCGAGCGCGAATGCCAATACCATCGATTGGACGCACTGGACCACCGTTAACTCGGGAACAGCAGGCGGCGTTGGAATCACATTCTCAACTGGCGGCGTAGCTGATCTCTATCCAGGTTCCTATCCATCTTGGACTCCCGCGGCAACTTGGGCAGATGGCACAGTCATTAGCAATGCCCCTGACCCGGCCGGTCACATTATCCAGCTTTTTGGGGGATCGGACGCGACCAATACAATCACCTTCGCGACGGCTGTGACCAATCCGGTGTTTGCGATCTGGAGTTTGGGTCAAGGTGGTATCGACGCGAAATTTGACTTCAATCAGCCCGCCGTTCTTCTCGCTGGCGGTGTAAGTGCTGAATACGGCGGCAACCCGATTGTCGTTGCATCGAATGTCGTTTCCGGGGTCGAAGGCAACGGAAGCATCGAATTTTTGGGCACCTTTAATTC harbors:
- a CDS encoding PEP-CTERM sorting domain-containing protein translates to MRHFIIKSIAAVIALGATIASANANTIDWTHWTTVNSGTAGGVGITFSTGGVADLYPGSYPSWTPAATWADGTVISNAPDPAGHIIQLFGGSDATNTITFATAVTNPVFAIWSLGQGGIDAKFDFNQPAVLLAGGVSAEYGGNPIVVASNVVSGVEGNGSIEFLGTFNSISWTNPVFENWYGFTVGVSAVPEASTWMMMILGFAAVGFVTYRRRSGAMLAV